In one Streptomyces sp. NBC_00597 genomic region, the following are encoded:
- a CDS encoding YcnI family protein, producing MKTSRVSFAAALAAGTVLVLSGTAFAHVGVQPVGEATKGGYATLNFKVPNERDNASTTQLEVNFPIDQPLTSVMPQDIPGWTSNVEKTKLDKPLTVHGKQVNEVVTKVTWSGGKIEPGKFQQFPVSVGKLPDNADQMVFKAIQTYDNNEVVRWIEEAKEGAAEPQNPAPVLKLTAAKASAADDHHDDKGAAAKDDKGHEEAAGKTSDTTARALGIAGIVIGLGGVAFGVASRRRAS from the coding sequence ATGAAGACCTCTCGCGTCTCCTTCGCCGCCGCCCTTGCCGCCGGCACCGTCCTCGTCCTGTCCGGCACCGCGTTCGCGCACGTCGGCGTGCAGCCCGTCGGCGAAGCCACCAAGGGCGGTTACGCGACGCTGAACTTCAAGGTTCCGAACGAGCGCGACAACGCCTCGACGACGCAGCTGGAAGTCAACTTCCCGATCGACCAGCCGCTGACGTCGGTCATGCCGCAGGACATCCCCGGCTGGACGTCCAACGTCGAGAAGACCAAGCTCGACAAGCCGCTGACCGTCCACGGCAAGCAGGTCAACGAGGTCGTCACCAAGGTGACCTGGAGCGGCGGCAAGATCGAGCCCGGCAAGTTCCAGCAGTTCCCGGTATCCGTCGGCAAGCTGCCCGACAACGCCGACCAGATGGTCTTCAAGGCGATCCAGACGTACGACAACAACGAGGTCGTCCGCTGGATCGAGGAGGCCAAGGAAGGCGCGGCGGAGCCGCAGAACCCGGCTCCGGTCCTGAAGCTGACCGCCGCCAAGGCGTCCGCCGCCGACGACCACCACGACGACAAGGGCGCCGCAGCCAAGGACGACAAGGGCCACGAAGAGGCCGCGGGCAAGACCTCCGACACGACCGCGCGTGCCCTCGGCATCGCGGGCATCGTCATCGGCCTCGGTGGTGTCGCCTTCGGTGTCGCCTCGCGCCGCCGCGCCTCCTGA
- a CDS encoding SCO family protein, translated as MRTTRVTVAALVAAAALTLTACGGEPAKPNSVTQITGQSKAGAATVLDRPFDKPELVLTDTTGKPWNLREQTKGKPTLIYFGYTNCPDVCPLTMSNIAVAKKALPKADQDKLQVVFVTTDPERDTPDSLGAWLRAQDPSFTGLTGDFATIQAAARKLGIGIDPPKKEADGSVVSMHGAQVIAFSPKTDEGYLLYGEGTTVDNYTADLPKVIKGENP; from the coding sequence ATGCGCACCACACGTGTGACGGTCGCCGCCCTCGTGGCAGCCGCCGCCCTCACCCTCACCGCCTGCGGCGGTGAGCCCGCCAAGCCCAACTCGGTCACGCAGATCACCGGCCAGTCCAAGGCCGGTGCCGCCACGGTCCTCGACCGCCCGTTCGACAAGCCGGAGCTGGTCCTGACGGACACCACCGGCAAGCCGTGGAACCTGCGCGAGCAGACCAAGGGCAAGCCGACGCTCATCTACTTCGGCTACACCAACTGCCCCGACGTGTGCCCCCTGACGATGAGCAACATCGCCGTCGCCAAGAAGGCACTGCCCAAGGCCGACCAGGACAAGCTCCAGGTCGTGTTCGTCACCACCGACCCCGAACGGGACACTCCCGACTCCCTCGGCGCGTGGCTCAGGGCCCAGGACCCGTCCTTCACCGGACTGACCGGGGACTTCGCCACCATCCAGGCCGCCGCGCGCAAGCTCGGCATCGGCATCGACCCTCCGAAGAAGGAGGCCGACGGCAGCGTCGTGTCCATGCACGGCGCCCAGGTCATCGCGTTCTCGCCCAAGACCGACGAGGGGTACCTCCTCTACGGCGAAGGCACGACCGTCGACAACTACACCGCGGACCTGCCGAAGGTCATCAAGGGGGAGAACCCGTGA
- a CDS encoding copper chaperone PCu(A)C codes for MNARTIRTLAAALSLTAALAISGCSSDSDADSGSKSGADKPKMTVTGAFMPEPVNDKMAGAFMVIKNESKTADKLTAVTSPLSDDLQIHETKDQKMRQVAAMDVPANGELKLERGGSHVMFMGLKNTPKVGDKVTVELRFEKADPVKVELDVKERTYNAQNTSAH; via the coding sequence GTGAACGCCCGCACCATCCGTACCCTCGCCGCCGCGCTCTCCCTGACGGCAGCACTGGCCATATCCGGCTGCTCGTCGGACTCCGACGCCGACTCCGGCTCCAAGTCCGGCGCGGACAAGCCGAAGATGACGGTCACCGGCGCCTTCATGCCGGAGCCCGTGAACGACAAGATGGCCGGCGCGTTCATGGTCATCAAGAACGAGTCCAAGACGGCCGACAAGCTCACCGCCGTCACCAGCCCCCTCTCCGACGACCTGCAGATCCACGAGACCAAAGACCAGAAGATGCGGCAGGTCGCTGCCATGGACGTGCCGGCCAACGGCGAGCTCAAGCTGGAGCGCGGCGGCAGCCACGTCATGTTCATGGGGCTGAAGAACACGCCGAAGGTCGGCGACAAGGTCACCGTGGAGCTGCGCTTCGAGAAGGCCGACCCCGTCAAGGTCGAGCTGGACGTCAAGGAACGGACGTACAACGCCCAGAACACCAGCGCCCACTGA
- a CDS encoding copper resistance protein CopC, whose product MTAIAPSPARVRAPALLPRLALVLAALLATLFTAAGPAAAHAALTASDPKDGAVVATAPAQVTLSFSEQVAMGDDSIRVMDPQGRRVDTGELRDMCSGTTVRYGTALHSGLPDGTYTVAWQAVSADSHPVSGAFTFSVGTPSATSVALPTEKAGGGPVGIAYGIARYAAYAGFTVLVGGAAFILLCWRRGAAQRPLQKLIVRAWVTLTAATLVMLVLRTPYTGSGKFADALDLNGLRAVLETKTGASLVSRLLLLGAAALFIAVLFGAYARRTAEAADKGKRKDKSKEADKEGDDLLFGLGIGGAVVASGIAATWALSEHASTGIQPGIAMPADILHLLAVAAWLGGLTALLVALHKVPGIEREAVQRFSRVAFVSVVVLAVTGVYQSWRQLGSWSALTGTSYGQLLLLKVGLVAVAVGIAYVSRSWTARLTEAPAGKAAKITRQRDVSRETKPAAVTVPEDPKRAAQLARQRAARENAREKQVRDADPARAGLRRSVLAEAGVAIALLAVTTVLTSTEPGRTAEQASGRDSAAATAVPNRAIKITLPFDTGGQNGKGSVRVEVDPGRVGANSLHVWVEDPDGQPLDVPEIKVAFTLPAKDIGPLPLVPERAAPGHWSASGVQLPLAGEWRIDVSVRTSDIDQTTVQKNVKIG is encoded by the coding sequence ATGACGGCCATCGCCCCCTCCCCGGCCCGCGTCCGGGCCCCGGCACTCCTGCCGCGGCTCGCGCTGGTCCTCGCAGCCCTGCTGGCAACCCTGTTCACCGCGGCCGGTCCGGCCGCGGCACACGCCGCACTCACCGCGAGCGACCCCAAGGACGGGGCGGTGGTCGCCACGGCCCCCGCCCAGGTCACCCTCTCCTTCTCGGAGCAGGTCGCCATGGGCGACGACTCCATCCGGGTCATGGACCCGCAGGGCAGGCGGGTGGACACCGGCGAACTGCGGGACATGTGCAGCGGAACCACCGTCCGCTACGGCACGGCGCTGCACTCCGGGCTACCCGACGGCACCTACACCGTCGCCTGGCAGGCCGTGTCCGCCGACAGCCACCCCGTTTCTGGCGCCTTCACCTTCTCCGTCGGCACCCCCTCGGCGACCAGCGTCGCCCTGCCCACCGAGAAGGCGGGCGGCGGACCGGTGGGCATTGCCTACGGCATCGCCCGCTACGCCGCCTACGCCGGTTTCACCGTCCTCGTCGGCGGAGCCGCCTTCATCCTGCTGTGCTGGCGACGCGGCGCGGCGCAGCGCCCGCTGCAGAAGCTGATCGTGCGCGCCTGGGTCACGCTCACGGCCGCCACCCTCGTGATGCTGGTGCTCCGCACGCCGTACACGGGATCGGGGAAGTTCGCCGACGCGCTGGACCTCAACGGCCTGAGGGCCGTCCTGGAGACCAAGACCGGCGCCTCCCTCGTCTCCCGGCTGCTCCTCCTCGGCGCCGCCGCCCTGTTCATCGCCGTGCTGTTCGGGGCGTACGCGCGCCGGACCGCCGAGGCTGCGGACAAGGGAAAGCGCAAGGACAAGAGCAAGGAGGCGGACAAGGAGGGCGACGACCTGCTCTTCGGCCTCGGCATCGGCGGAGCCGTGGTGGCCAGCGGTATCGCCGCCACCTGGGCGCTGTCGGAGCACGCCTCGACCGGCATCCAGCCCGGTATCGCCATGCCTGCCGACATCCTGCACCTGCTGGCCGTCGCCGCCTGGCTCGGCGGACTCACCGCCCTGCTCGTCGCCCTCCACAAGGTCCCCGGAATCGAGCGAGAGGCCGTCCAGCGGTTCTCCCGGGTCGCGTTCGTCAGCGTCGTGGTCCTCGCCGTCACCGGCGTCTACCAGTCCTGGCGGCAGCTCGGCAGCTGGTCCGCCCTCACCGGGACCAGCTACGGACAGCTGCTGCTGCTGAAGGTCGGGCTCGTCGCCGTCGCCGTCGGCATCGCCTACGTCTCCCGCTCGTGGACCGCACGGCTTACCGAGGCACCTGCCGGGAAGGCAGCCAAGATCACGCGACAGCGCGATGTTTCACGTGAAACAAAGCCGGCAGCCGTGACCGTTCCCGAGGACCCCAAGCGTGCCGCGCAGCTCGCCCGGCAGCGCGCTGCCCGCGAGAACGCCCGCGAGAAGCAGGTACGCGATGCCGATCCGGCCCGGGCAGGACTGCGCCGCTCCGTGCTCGCCGAAGCCGGGGTCGCCATCGCCCTGCTCGCCGTGACCACCGTCCTCACCAGTACCGAGCCCGGCCGGACCGCCGAGCAGGCGAGCGGGCGCGACTCCGCGGCGGCCACCGCCGTCCCCAACCGCGCCATCAAGATCACCCTGCCGTTCGACACCGGCGGCCAGAACGGCAAGGGGTCGGTCCGCGTCGAGGTCGACCCGGGCCGGGTCGGCGCCAACTCGCTCCACGTCTGGGTCGAGGACCCCGACGGCCAACCGCTCGACGTTCCCGAGATCAAGGTCGCCTTCACCCTGCCCGCCAAGGACATCGGCCCCCTGCCGCTCGTCCCGGAGCGCGCGGCCCCCGGACACTGGAGCGCATCCGGCGTCCAGCTGCCGCTGGCAGGTGAATGGCGGATCGACGTGTCCGTCCGTACCTCCGACATCGACCAGACGACCGTGCAGAAGAACGTGAAGATCGGCTGA
- the efeB gene encoding iron uptake transporter deferrochelatase/peroxidase subunit: MTRVTESNPDIEISRRRLLGTVGAAGAAGLALGATGGALVHSALADSPAGAAGAAGGLASLGANQVAFHGDHQAGITTPLQAKGHVLAFDLAPGAGRKEAAALMRRWSDTARLLMAGKAASAADSGIALDAGPSSLTVTFGFGASFFERTGLAARRPTALDPLPDFSADRLDAQRSNGDLWVQIGADDGLVAFHALRALQKDAGEAARVRWQMNGFNRSPGATAAPMTARNLMGQVDGTNNPKPAQPDFDKRIFVPATGPGPAEHAWMGGGSYAVVRRIRMLLDDWDKQSLAQQEQVIGRTKATGAPLTGGTETTTMALDKIGPDGKPVIPTNAHARISAPEQNGGAAMLRRPFSFHDGIAADGTPDAGLLFICWQADPLRGFVPVQRKLDRGDALSAFIRHESSGLYAVPPGPRDGEYVGQRLLEG, translated from the coding sequence CTGACCAGAGTGACCGAGAGCAACCCCGACATCGAGATCTCCCGGCGCCGGCTGCTGGGCACCGTCGGCGCCGCGGGCGCCGCCGGGCTCGCGCTGGGCGCCACCGGCGGCGCCCTCGTGCACTCCGCCCTCGCCGACTCCCCGGCCGGCGCGGCCGGGGCCGCCGGGGGCCTCGCCTCCCTGGGCGCCAACCAGGTCGCCTTCCACGGCGATCACCAGGCCGGCATCACCACCCCCCTCCAGGCCAAGGGCCACGTCCTCGCCTTCGACCTGGCCCCCGGGGCCGGCCGCAAGGAGGCCGCCGCCCTGATGCGGCGCTGGTCCGACACCGCCCGGCTGCTGATGGCGGGCAAGGCCGCCTCGGCCGCCGACTCCGGTATCGCCCTCGACGCCGGACCGTCCTCCCTCACCGTCACCTTCGGGTTCGGGGCCTCCTTCTTCGAGCGCACCGGGCTCGCCGCCCGCCGCCCCACCGCCCTCGACCCGCTGCCCGACTTCTCCGCCGACCGGCTCGACGCACAGCGCAGCAACGGCGACCTGTGGGTCCAGATCGGTGCCGACGACGGGCTCGTCGCCTTCCACGCACTGCGCGCCCTCCAGAAGGACGCCGGAGAAGCCGCCCGGGTGCGCTGGCAGATGAACGGCTTCAACCGGTCCCCCGGTGCCACTGCCGCCCCCATGACCGCCCGCAACCTCATGGGTCAGGTCGACGGCACCAACAACCCGAAGCCCGCCCAGCCCGACTTCGACAAGCGGATCTTCGTCCCCGCCACCGGTCCCGGGCCCGCCGAGCACGCCTGGATGGGCGGGGGCTCGTACGCGGTCGTGCGGCGCATCCGGATGCTCCTCGACGACTGGGACAAGCAGTCCCTGGCCCAGCAGGAGCAGGTCATAGGCCGTACGAAGGCCACTGGCGCGCCCCTCACCGGCGGCACCGAGACCACGACGATGGCCCTCGACAAGATCGGCCCCGACGGCAAGCCGGTCATCCCGACCAACGCGCACGCCCGGATCTCCGCCCCCGAGCAGAACGGCGGGGCCGCCATGCTCCGGCGTCCCTTCTCCTTCCACGACGGGATCGCCGCCGACGGCACCCCGGACGCGGGTCTCCTCTTCATCTGTTGGCAGGCCGACCCGTTGCGCGGGTTCGTCCCCGTCCAGCGCAAGCTCGACCGCGGGGACGCCCTGTCGGCTTTCATCCGGCACGAGTCCAGCGGGCTGTACGCGGTGCCGCCCGGCCCCCGCGACGGGGAGTACGTGGGGCAGCGGCTGCTCGAAGGATGA
- the pheA gene encoding prephenate dehydratase, with protein MSATRFTYLGPEGTFTEAALRTLPEAATRELVPMVSVPAALDAVRNGEAAAALVPIENSVEGGVTATLDELASGEPLMIYREVLLPIAFALLVRPGTTLSDVKTVTGHPVAQPQVRNWLRAHLPDAAWESAASNADGARLVQEGRFDAAFAGEFAAATYGLVPLVTEIHDAENAETRFVLVGRPARPAAPTGADKTSVVLWLGDDHPGALLELLQEFAVRGVNLMLIQSRPTGEGIGNYCFAVDAEGHISDRRVSEALMGLKRTCPQVRFLGSYPRAGVAQGDVRAPRPGTSDGDFTAASDWLTRCLDGRA; from the coding sequence ATGTCGGCCACGCGCTTCACCTATCTCGGTCCCGAGGGCACCTTCACGGAAGCCGCCCTCCGCACACTGCCGGAAGCCGCGACCCGGGAGCTCGTCCCGATGGTGTCGGTCCCGGCCGCCCTTGACGCCGTGCGCAACGGGGAGGCCGCGGCCGCCCTGGTGCCGATCGAGAACTCGGTCGAGGGCGGGGTCACCGCCACTCTGGACGAGCTGGCCTCCGGCGAACCGCTGATGATCTACCGCGAGGTGCTGCTGCCCATCGCGTTCGCACTGCTCGTGCGGCCCGGGACCACGCTGTCGGACGTCAAGACCGTCACCGGGCACCCGGTCGCCCAGCCCCAGGTGCGCAACTGGCTGCGGGCGCACCTGCCCGATGCGGCGTGGGAGTCGGCCGCCTCCAACGCCGACGGTGCCCGGCTGGTCCAGGAGGGCCGCTTCGACGCCGCCTTCGCGGGCGAGTTCGCGGCCGCCACGTACGGGCTCGTCCCGCTGGTCACCGAGATCCACGACGCGGAGAACGCAGAGACCCGGTTCGTGCTCGTCGGACGCCCCGCCCGGCCGGCCGCACCGACGGGCGCCGACAAGACCTCCGTCGTGCTGTGGCTCGGCGACGACCACCCCGGTGCGCTGCTGGAGCTCCTCCAGGAGTTCGCCGTCCGCGGGGTGAACCTGATGCTGATCCAGTCCCGGCCGACGGGCGAGGGCATCGGCAACTACTGCTTCGCCGTCGACGCCGAGGGCCACATCTCCGACCGCAGGGTCAGCGAGGCGCTCATGGGACTCAAGCGCACGTGCCCCCAGGTCCGCTTCCTCGGCTCCTATCCCCGTGCCGGCGTCGCTCAGGGTGACGTGCGTGCTCCGCGACCCGGCACCTCGGACGGCGATTTCACGGCGGCTTCCGACTGGCTGACGCGCTGCCTCGACGGCCGGGCGTAG
- the serS gene encoding serine--tRNA ligase, producing MIDLRLLREDPDRVRASQRARGEDVELVDALLSADERRRSSGMRFDELRNEQKSLGKLIPKASPEERAELLKKAEQLKSDVKAAEAEQNEADEAAKRLLLQLGNIVHEDVPVGGEEDFTVLETHGTIRDFGAEGFEPKDHLELGELLGAIDVERGAKVSGSRFYYLTGVGALLELALVNAAIAQATEAGFVPMLTPALVRPRAMEGTGFLGQAAENVYHLEKDDYYLVGTSEVPLAAYHMDEIIDAEKLPLRYAGFSPCFRREAGTYGKDTRGIFRVHQFDKVEMFSYVAPEEAEAEHQRLLEWEKQWLTSLELPFQVIDVATGDLGSSASRKFDCEAWIPTQGKYRELTSASNCDGFQARRLSIRYRDGKKTAPLSTLNGTLCAVPRTIVAILENHQQADGSVRVPAALRPYLGGREVLEPIAK from the coding sequence GTGATTGACCTCCGGCTGCTCCGTGAAGACCCTGACCGTGTCCGCGCCTCGCAGCGCGCCCGTGGAGAGGACGTCGAACTCGTCGACGCACTGCTCTCCGCCGACGAGCGCCGCAGGTCCTCAGGCATGCGCTTCGACGAACTGCGCAATGAGCAGAAGTCGCTCGGCAAGCTCATCCCCAAGGCCTCTCCGGAGGAGCGCGCGGAGCTGCTGAAGAAGGCCGAACAGCTCAAGTCGGACGTCAAGGCCGCCGAGGCCGAGCAGAACGAGGCCGACGAGGCCGCCAAGCGACTGCTGCTCCAGCTCGGCAACATCGTCCACGAGGACGTCCCGGTCGGCGGCGAGGAGGACTTCACCGTCCTTGAGACGCACGGCACGATCCGCGACTTCGGCGCCGAGGGCTTCGAGCCCAAGGACCACCTGGAGCTCGGCGAACTGCTGGGCGCCATCGACGTCGAGCGCGGCGCCAAAGTGTCGGGCTCGCGGTTCTACTACCTGACCGGTGTCGGCGCCCTGCTTGAGCTCGCCCTGGTCAACGCGGCGATCGCGCAGGCCACCGAGGCCGGCTTCGTCCCGATGCTGACCCCCGCGCTGGTCCGCCCGCGCGCCATGGAGGGCACCGGCTTCCTCGGCCAGGCCGCGGAGAACGTGTACCACCTGGAGAAGGACGACTATTACCTGGTCGGCACCTCCGAGGTCCCGCTCGCCGCGTACCACATGGACGAGATCATCGACGCCGAGAAGCTGCCGCTGCGGTACGCCGGCTTCTCCCCGTGCTTCCGCCGCGAGGCCGGTACGTACGGCAAGGACACCCGCGGCATCTTCCGCGTCCACCAGTTCGACAAGGTCGAGATGTTCTCGTACGTCGCGCCGGAGGAGGCCGAAGCCGAGCACCAGCGTCTCCTGGAGTGGGAGAAGCAGTGGCTGACCAGCCTGGAGCTGCCCTTCCAGGTGATCGACGTCGCCACCGGCGACCTGGGCTCCTCCGCCTCCCGCAAGTTCGACTGCGAGGCGTGGATCCCGACCCAGGGCAAGTACCGCGAGCTGACCTCGGCCTCGAACTGTGACGGCTTCCAGGCCCGCCGCCTGTCGATCCGCTACCGCGACGGCAAGAAGACCGCGCCGCTCTCGACGCTGAACGGCACGCTGTGCGCCGTACCGCGCACGATCGTCGCGATCCTGGAGAACCACCAGCAGGCCGACGGTTCCGTGCGGGTGCCCGCGGCGCTCCGCCCGTACCTGGGCGGCCGCGAGGTCCTGGAGCCGATCGCCAAGTGA
- a CDS encoding HAD family hydrolase, whose protein sequence is MSPAPFPYKLVATDLDGTLLRGDDTVSERTREALVAATAAGAAHIIVTGRAVPWTRGVLDDLGYHGIAVCGQGAQVYDAGAHRLLTSVTLDRQLAGLALSKLEAEVGPLALAASRDGVDGDVLFGPGYQVQEGLPAVYLEDTAEVWTAPLNKLYIQHPELGDDALVKAARKTVGSLVDIVMAGPGIVEILPLGLTKATGLSLAARRLGVKAAETIAFGDMPNDIPMFGWAARGVAMANAHAELKAVADEVTASNEEDGIAVVLERLLGAA, encoded by the coding sequence GTGAGCCCGGCCCCGTTCCCGTACAAGCTCGTCGCGACCGATCTCGACGGCACGCTGCTGCGTGGCGACGACACGGTCTCGGAACGCACCCGTGAAGCGCTCGTCGCGGCCACCGCGGCGGGCGCGGCACACATCATCGTCACCGGCCGGGCCGTGCCCTGGACCCGGGGCGTGCTGGACGATCTCGGCTACCACGGGATCGCGGTGTGCGGGCAGGGCGCGCAGGTCTACGACGCGGGGGCGCACCGGCTGCTGACCTCGGTGACGCTGGACCGGCAGCTTGCCGGTCTGGCTCTGTCGAAGCTCGAAGCCGAGGTGGGTCCGCTGGCGCTCGCGGCCAGCCGGGACGGAGTGGACGGCGATGTGCTGTTCGGGCCCGGCTACCAGGTACAGGAGGGCCTGCCGGCCGTCTACCTGGAAGACACCGCGGAGGTCTGGACGGCTCCGCTGAACAAGCTGTACATCCAGCACCCGGAGCTCGGCGACGACGCTCTGGTCAAGGCGGCCCGGAAGACCGTGGGCTCGCTGGTGGACATCGTCATGGCCGGCCCGGGGATAGTGGAGATCCTGCCGCTCGGGCTGACGAAGGCCACCGGCCTCTCGCTGGCCGCGCGCCGGCTGGGCGTGAAGGCGGCGGAGACGATCGCCTTCGGCGACATGCCCAACGACATTCCGATGTTCGGCTGGGCGGCGCGCGGGGTGGCGATGGCCAATGCCCATGCCGAGCTGAAGGCCGTGGCCGACGAGGTGACGGCCTCCAACGAGGAGGACGGCATCGCGGTGGTGCTGGAGCGTCTGCTGGGCGCCGCCTGA
- a CDS encoding rhomboid-like protein, translating into MVEHPEPERSRPVRSWIRSSPGTHIWLLMIAVTSVIVVIAPDHLEHVLLHRHSSNIHELTRHPVRALLSSAFWIENPASLALYAVLFELFHAPVERWLGTLRWLAIVATAHITATLISQKVVLMAIQDHRAPQSMVHVVDVGVSYGLAASIGVLTYRLPNPLRWLYLAGVVAFYGLPLLTGGTFTDLGHAISVSVGLLAWPLTRHPHPRHVSRET; encoded by the coding sequence ATGGTCGAGCACCCCGAGCCCGAGCGGTCCAGGCCCGTACGGTCCTGGATCCGCTCCTCGCCGGGTACGCACATATGGCTGCTGATGATCGCCGTCACGAGCGTCATCGTCGTGATCGCACCCGACCACCTGGAGCACGTCCTGCTCCACCGGCACAGCAGCAATATCCACGAACTCACCCGTCACCCGGTGCGGGCCCTGCTCTCCAGTGCCTTCTGGATCGAGAACCCGGCCTCGCTCGCCCTGTACGCCGTCCTCTTCGAGCTCTTCCACGCACCCGTGGAACGCTGGCTCGGCACCCTGCGCTGGCTCGCCATCGTCGCGACCGCCCACATCACGGCCACCCTGATCAGCCAGAAGGTGGTCCTGATGGCCATTCAGGACCACCGGGCCCCGCAGAGCATGGTCCATGTCGTCGACGTGGGCGTCAGCTACGGCCTCGCGGCCTCGATCGGAGTCCTCACCTACCGGCTCCCCAACCCGCTGCGCTGGCTCTACCTCGCTGGTGTCGTCGCCTTCTACGGGCTGCCCCTCCTCACCGGAGGCACCTTCACCGACCTCGGGCACGCCATATCCGTGTCCGTCGGGCTGCTTGCCTGGCCACTCACCCGTCACCCGCACCCCAGGCATGTTTCACGTGAAACATGA
- a CDS encoding ABC transporter permease subunit, with protein MYNPTVARLTYRALLGRRRALILCALPALLIVISLAVRTFSGLDDKIAADFLGGFALATMVPLIGVIAGTGAIGPEIDDGSIVYLLSKPVKRPTIIMTKLIVAIGITMAFSAIPTLIAGFILNGNGQQIAVAYTVAALVASIAYSALFLLLGTVSRHAVVFGLVYALIWESLFGSLVSGAKTLSVQQWALALAEKVAGEGYVDATVGLPTAATLLVVVTVGATLFAGQKLRRLTLAGEE; from the coding sequence ATGTACAACCCCACCGTCGCCCGGCTCACGTACCGCGCGTTGCTCGGCCGCCGTCGCGCGCTGATCCTCTGCGCGCTGCCCGCCCTGCTGATCGTCATCTCGCTCGCCGTCCGCACCTTCAGCGGCCTGGACGACAAGATCGCCGCCGACTTCCTGGGCGGCTTCGCCCTCGCCACCATGGTTCCGCTGATCGGTGTCATCGCCGGCACCGGAGCCATCGGCCCCGAGATCGACGACGGCTCGATCGTCTACCTGCTCTCGAAGCCGGTGAAGCGTCCGACGATCATCATGACCAAGCTGATCGTCGCGATCGGCATCACGATGGCCTTCTCCGCGATCCCGACCCTGATCGCCGGCTTCATCCTCAACGGCAACGGCCAGCAGATCGCCGTCGCCTACACCGTCGCGGCGCTCGTCGCCTCGATCGCCTACAGCGCCCTGTTCCTGCTGCTGGGCACGGTCAGCCGGCACGCGGTCGTCTTCGGCCTGGTCTACGCCCTGATCTGGGAGTCGCTCTTCGGCAGCCTGGTTTCCGGGGCGAAGACCCTCAGCGTCCAGCAGTGGGCCCTGGCCCTCGCCGAGAAGGTCGCCGGCGAAGGGTACGTCGACGCGACCGTCGGCTTGCCGACCGCGGCGACCCTGCTCGTGGTGGTCACCGTGGGCGCCACCCTCTTCGCCGGGCAGAAGCTGCGCCGCCTCACCCTGGCGGGCGAGGAGTAA